A genomic stretch from Vibrio algarum includes:
- the lpdA gene encoding dihydrolipoyl dehydrogenase: MSKEIKAQVVVLGAGPGGYSAAFRCADLGLETVLIERYSALGGVCLNVGCIPSKALLHVAKVIEEAKALAEHGIVFGEPQTDIDKIRLWKEKVVGQLTTGIAGMAKMRKVTVVNGYGKFTSPNSIEVDGEDGKTTVNFDNAIVAAGSRPIKLPFIPHEDPRIWDSTDALELKEVPGKLLIMGGGIIGLEMGTAYHSLGSKIDVVEMFDQVIPAADKDIVKVYTKRIKNKFNLMLETKVTAVEAKEDGIYVSMEGKKAPAEPERYDAVLVAIGRVPNGKLLDAEKAGLEVDDRGFINVDKQMRTNVPHIHAIGDIVGQPMLAHKGVHEGHVAAEVISGKKHYFDPKVIPSIAYTEPEVAWVGKTEKEAKEEGLNYEVASFPWTASGRAIASDCSDGMTKLIFDKESHRVIGGAIVGTNGGELLGEIGLAIEMGCDAEDIALTIHAHPTLHESVGLAAEVFEGTITDLPNRKAKKK, translated from the coding sequence ATGAGCAAAGAAATTAAAGCCCAAGTTGTCGTACTTGGTGCCGGTCCTGGTGGATACTCAGCTGCATTCCGTTGTGCAGACCTAGGTTTGGAAACCGTACTAATTGAACGTTATAGCGCGTTAGGTGGTGTATGCTTAAATGTTGGGTGTATTCCATCGAAAGCATTGCTGCACGTAGCTAAAGTAATTGAAGAAGCGAAAGCGCTTGCTGAGCACGGTATTGTATTTGGTGAGCCACAAACAGATATTGATAAAATTCGTTTGTGGAAGGAAAAAGTAGTTGGACAGTTAACGACTGGTATCGCTGGCATGGCTAAAATGCGCAAGGTTACTGTTGTTAATGGTTACGGTAAGTTTACCAGCCCGAACTCGATTGAGGTTGACGGTGAAGACGGTAAAACGACAGTAAACTTTGATAATGCGATTGTTGCTGCTGGTTCTCGCCCAATTAAGCTGCCATTTATCCCACATGAAGATCCTCGAATTTGGGATTCTACAGATGCTCTAGAACTTAAAGAAGTACCAGGAAAGCTACTCATAATGGGTGGTGGTATTATTGGTCTAGAAATGGGTACGGCTTATCACTCTTTAGGTTCAAAGATCGATGTTGTTGAAATGTTCGATCAAGTTATTCCAGCGGCAGATAAAGATATCGTGAAGGTATATACCAAGCGAATCAAAAACAAGTTTAATCTGATGCTAGAAACCAAAGTTACAGCAGTTGAAGCAAAAGAAGACGGCATTTACGTTTCTATGGAAGGTAAAAAAGCACCAGCTGAACCAGAGCGCTATGATGCAGTGTTAGTTGCCATTGGTCGAGTACCAAATGGTAAGCTACTTGATGCCGAGAAAGCAGGTTTAGAAGTTGATGATCGTGGCTTTATCAATGTAGATAAGCAAATGCGTACCAATGTACCTCATATACATGCTATCGGCGATATTGTTGGTCAACCAATGCTTGCCCATAAAGGGGTCCATGAAGGTCATGTTGCTGCCGAAGTTATTTCTGGTAAGAAGCACTACTTTGATCCTAAGGTAATCCCTTCTATTGCTTATACTGAGCCGGAAGTTGCTTGGGTTGGTAAAACAGAAAAAGAAGCAAAAGAAGAAGGGCTTAACTATGAAGTTGCTTCTTTCCCTTGGACTGCTTCTGGCCGTGCTATTGCATCGGATTGTTCTGACGGGATGACTAAGCTTATCTTCGATAAAGAATCTCATCGAGTTATCGGTGGCGCTATTGTTGGTACTAATGGCGGTGAGCTTTTGGGCGAAATCGGTTTAGCTATCGAGATGGGTTGTGATGCAGAAGATATTGCACTGACAATACATGCTCACCCAACGTTGCACGAATCTGTTGGACTAGCTGCTGAAGTGTTTGAAGGTACGATTACCGATCTTCCAAACCGAAAAGCGAAGAAAAAGTAG
- the can gene encoding carbonate dehydratase, translating to MPHIKELFEKNAEWSDRMTSESPEYFTKLVERQSPDYLWIGCSDSRVPAELLTGLDSGELFVHRNVANQVIHTDLNCLSVVQYAVDVLKVKHIIVCGHYGCGGVNASIDNPPLGLINNWILHVRDLYLKHRNWLGDYPREEWGNKLCEVNVAEQVYNLGNSTIMQTAWERGQHIDLHGVIYGIDDGKLKDLGMRSHSRETLEIAYQGAIAKLTNHGEI from the coding sequence ATGCCACATATTAAAGAACTATTTGAAAAAAATGCTGAATGGTCAGATCGAATGACTTCAGAAAGCCCAGAATATTTCACTAAATTGGTAGAAAGACAAAGCCCAGATTACCTATGGATAGGGTGTTCAGACAGTCGCGTACCAGCAGAGCTATTAACAGGATTGGATTCCGGAGAACTTTTTGTTCACCGAAATGTAGCTAATCAGGTCATTCATACCGACTTAAATTGCCTCTCAGTTGTTCAATACGCCGTCGATGTATTAAAAGTTAAGCATATTATCGTTTGTGGTCATTACGGCTGTGGTGGCGTTAATGCATCCATCGACAACCCACCGTTGGGTTTAATCAATAATTGGATTCTTCATGTACGAGATCTTTACCTGAAGCATCGTAATTGGTTAGGAGACTACCCAAGGGAAGAATGGGGCAACAAGCTTTGCGAGGTAAATGTAGCCGAACAGGTATACAACTTAGGCAACTCAACTATTATGCAAACTGCATGGGAAAGAGGTCAACACATCGACCTTCATGGCGTTATTTATGGCATAGATGATGGGAAATTAAAAGATCTGGGTATGCGTAGCCACAGCAGAGAAACATTAGAGATAGCCTACCAAGGTGCTATTGCTAAACTAACCAATCATGGTGAAATCTAA
- the aceF gene encoding pyruvate dehydrogenase complex dihydrolipoyllysine-residue acetyltransferase: protein MAIEINVPDIGADEVEVTEILVSVGDKVEEEQSLISVEGDKASMEVPASQAGIVKEIKVAEGDKVTTGSLIMIFEAAEEGASAASAPVVEVESAAPVSLSLKEINVPDIGGDEVEVTEIMVAVGDVIEEEQSLVTVEGDKASMEVPAPFAGTLKEIKIAEGDKVTTGSLIMVFEVSEGGAAPVADAAPVALAPAAVELKEITVPDIGGDEVEVTEIMVAVGDAIDEEQSLITVEGDKASMEVPAPFAGVLKELKIAEGDKVTTGSLIMVFETTSASAPVAAPVAAAPSAPAPVVKAEAPKTAPATDEFEVNNDYSHASPVVRRIAREFGVNLAKVKGTGRKSRILKEDIQSYVKEALKRLESGAAAAAGKGDGSALGLLPWPKIDFSKFGDIETKPLSRIKKISGANLHRNWVMIPHVTQWDNADITELEKFRKEQNAVEAKKDSGVKITPLVFIMKAVAKALEAFPTFNSSLSEDGESLILKKYVNVGIAVDTPNGLVVPVFKDVNKKGIYELSDELMAVSKKARSGKLTAADMQGGCFTISSLGGIGGTAFTPIVNAPEVAILGVSKSEMKPVWNGQDFVPRLQLPLSLSYDHRVVDGAEGARFITYLNGCLSDIRRLVL from the coding sequence ATGGCAATCGAAATTAATGTACCGGATATAGGTGCGGATGAGGTTGAAGTTACTGAGATTCTTGTCAGCGTAGGCGACAAGGTTGAAGAAGAACAGTCCCTTATCAGTGTTGAAGGCGATAAAGCCTCAATGGAAGTACCAGCATCACAAGCGGGTATTGTAAAAGAGATTAAAGTTGCTGAAGGCGACAAAGTGACGACGGGTTCGTTGATTATGATTTTTGAAGCAGCTGAAGAAGGAGCATCTGCCGCTTCTGCCCCAGTTGTTGAAGTCGAGTCTGCTGCCCCTGTTAGCCTCTCTCTGAAAGAGATCAATGTACCGGATATCGGTGGTGACGAAGTTGAAGTCACTGAGATTATGGTTGCTGTTGGCGATGTTATCGAAGAAGAGCAATCTCTTGTGACTGTTGAAGGTGATAAAGCCTCAATGGAAGTACCTGCACCGTTCGCAGGTACTTTAAAAGAAATTAAAATTGCTGAAGGCGATAAGGTCACTACAGGTTCGCTTATCATGGTCTTTGAAGTGTCTGAAGGTGGTGCCGCGCCTGTCGCTGATGCTGCTCCTGTAGCTTTAGCTCCAGCAGCTGTTGAACTCAAAGAGATTACAGTACCTGATATTGGTGGCGATGAAGTTGAAGTCACTGAAATTATGGTTGCGGTAGGTGATGCTATTGATGAAGAGCAGTCACTGATTACTGTTGAAGGCGATAAAGCTTCGATGGAAGTACCTGCTCCGTTTGCTGGTGTATTGAAAGAACTTAAGATAGCCGAAGGCGATAAAGTAACCACTGGTTCTTTGATTATGGTGTTTGAGACAACGTCTGCATCTGCACCAGTAGCAGCACCAGTTGCCGCTGCTCCTTCTGCTCCCGCTCCAGTCGTTAAAGCAGAGGCTCCTAAAACAGCGCCAGCAACGGATGAATTTGAGGTCAATAACGATTATTCTCATGCTTCTCCTGTTGTACGCCGTATTGCTCGCGAATTCGGAGTAAACTTAGCGAAAGTTAAGGGAACGGGTCGTAAGAGCCGTATCTTGAAAGAAGATATTCAAAGCTACGTTAAAGAAGCATTGAAACGTCTCGAATCTGGTGCAGCAGCCGCAGCAGGTAAAGGAGACGGAAGTGCACTTGGTCTACTTCCTTGGCCGAAGATTGATTTCAGCAAGTTTGGTGACATTGAAACTAAACCGCTATCGCGCATTAAGAAAATTTCTGGTGCTAACTTGCATCGTAACTGGGTAATGATACCTCACGTTACACAGTGGGATAATGCTGATATTACCGAGTTAGAAAAATTCCGAAAAGAACAAAATGCGGTAGAAGCGAAGAAAGACTCAGGTGTTAAGATCACGCCTCTAGTGTTCATAATGAAGGCAGTAGCGAAAGCGCTCGAAGCCTTCCCTACGTTTAATTCTTCATTAAGTGAAGATGGCGAAAGCTTGATACTGAAAAAATATGTCAATGTGGGTATTGCTGTTGATACGCCAAATGGCTTAGTTGTTCCTGTCTTTAAAGATGTGAATAAAAAAGGCATTTACGAGCTATCAGATGAGCTAATGGCTGTGTCTAAAAAAGCACGTTCAGGTAAACTTACGGCTGCGGATATGCAGGGTGGTTGTTTCACTATTTCAAGTTTAGGCGGTATCGGTGGTACGGCATTTACTCCAATAGTTAACGCGCCTGAAGTTGCAATTTTAGGTGTGTCAAAGTCGGAGATGAAGCCAGTGTGGAATGGTCAAGACTTTGTACCACGCTTACAACTGCCATTGTCACTTTCCTACGACCACCGTGTGGTTGATGGAGCAGAAGGTGCTCGCTTCATTACTTATCTAAACGGTTGTCTATCAGATATCCGCCGATTAGTACTGTAA
- the hpt gene encoding hypoxanthine phosphoribosyltransferase — protein MKHTVEVMISEEEVQQRVKEIGQQITEHYRDSENLVMVGLLRGSFVFMADLARAIKVNHSVDFMTASSYGNTMESSRDVRILKDLDDDIKGKDVLLVEDIIDTGNTLSKVCEILSIREPNSIEICTLLDKPSRREVEVSVKWIGFSIPDEFVVGVGIDYAQNYRHLPYIGKVVPQE, from the coding sequence ATGAAACATACAGTTGAAGTGATGATCTCTGAAGAAGAGGTTCAGCAACGAGTGAAAGAAATCGGTCAGCAAATTACAGAACATTACAGAGATTCCGAAAATTTAGTCATGGTTGGGCTTTTAAGAGGCTCTTTTGTTTTTATGGCAGACCTTGCGAGAGCAATTAAAGTAAATCACTCTGTCGATTTTATGACCGCATCTAGTTACGGAAACACGATGGAAAGCTCTCGTGATGTACGTATATTAAAAGACTTAGATGACGATATTAAAGGTAAAGACGTATTACTCGTAGAAGATATAATTGATACTGGGAATACATTAAGTAAAGTCTGCGAGATTTTATCAATACGTGAACCGAACTCGATAGAGATTTGCACCTTGCTAGATAAACCTTCGCGTAGAGAAGTTGAAGTGTCTGTTAAATGGATTGGTTTCTCTATTCCTGATGAGTTTGTTGTTGGTGTTGGTATCGATTATGCGCAAAATTATCGTCACTTGCCTTACATTGGAAAGGTAGTACCACAAGAGTAA
- a CDS encoding TetR/AcrR family transcriptional regulator: MDMIQKRPRTRLSPQKRKLQLMDIALEVFARRGIGRGGHADIAEIAQVSVATVFNYFPTREDLVDEILHHVVRQFSAFLNENIDTSLHAKDNLKNTADKMCELALQNEHWLKVWFEWSASARDEVWPLFVSLNKNSRLLIESMFSQSIQRGEICEKQNPENLTKMFHAICYAIYLEANRINDKQHLDEFTNSFLNMLCIYKEE; encoded by the coding sequence ATGGATATGATACAAAAACGTCCTCGGACTCGATTGTCCCCACAAAAACGAAAATTGCAATTGATGGATATTGCGCTAGAAGTTTTTGCCCGCCGTGGCATTGGTCGTGGAGGTCACGCTGATATAGCTGAAATTGCACAAGTTTCAGTTGCTACCGTTTTTAACTACTTTCCAACTAGAGAAGATCTAGTTGATGAAATACTGCACCACGTTGTTCGTCAGTTTTCTGCTTTTCTTAATGAGAATATTGACACCTCTTTGCATGCAAAAGATAACCTTAAGAACACCGCAGACAAAATGTGTGAACTAGCTTTACAAAATGAACATTGGCTGAAGGTATGGTTTGAATGGAGCGCCTCAGCGCGTGATGAAGTTTGGCCTCTTTTTGTTTCTCTAAATAAAAACAGCCGTTTACTGATAGAAAGCATGTTTTCTCAGTCTATACAACGCGGCGAAATATGTGAAAAACAGAACCCAGAAAACTTAACTAAAATGTTCCATGCTATCTGTTATGCAATCTATTTAGAAGCCAACAGGATCAATGATAAACAACATCTAGATGAGTTTACCAACAGCTTCTTAAATATGCTTTGTATCTACAAAGAAGAATAA